GCGCGGCGCGCGGATTGTTCTGTAGATTACGCGCGCGAAACCTTGTCAAGGCAAACATGAAAGGCGATCCGGGGAAGGCGGTCCATTGATGACGGAGCCGGTTCAATTGGCGATGTTCGGCGTGACGGAGACGGATGCCCGGCACGTGCTGGATCGGCTCAACGTGCGAGACGTCGACTATGCCGATCTGTATTTTGAGTCGAGAGTCGCGGAGTCGGTGTCGATGGAAGAAGGCATCGTCAAACGCGCCGTGAAGAGCATCTCGCAGGGAGTCGGCGTCAGGGCCACCGCCGGCGAGAAAACGGGGTTTGCGTACTCCGACGATTTGACGAAGAAGGACTTGGAACTCGCGGCGGATACCGCCAGATACATCGCCGACTCTCCCAAGGGAACTCGGATGGTCCCAGTTCCCATCCATCAGCGGCCCTCGCACGATTTGTATCCGGTCGAACGGACGAAGGCCGAAGTGGCGACGCCCGAACGGGTCGCCCTGCTGAACGAGATCGACGCGGAGGCCAGACGATACGATCCTCGTATCAAAAACGTCATGGCGTCGTTCAACACGGAATACAAGGTGGTGGTGGTGGCGACGTCGGACGGCGCCCTGGTCGCGGACGTTCAGCCGCTGTCGCGTCTGCAAATCAGTTGTATCGCCGAGGAGGACGGCAATCGCCAGATCGGAAGTTTCGGCGGAGGCGGGCGCGTGGGATTTGAGTTTTATCGGGACCGGAACCGTCATTTGGAATACGCGCGGGAAGCCGCGCGCGAGGCGATCGTCAATCTTTCCGCCGTCGAGGCGCCCGCCGGCGTGATGCCCGTCGTCTTGGCCGGGGGATGGCCCGGCATTTTATTGCACGAGGCGATCGGCCACGGTCTCGAGGCGGATTTCAATCGCAAGAAGACGTCGGCGTTCTCCAACTTGATCGGAAAGCGAGTGGCTTCCGAAGTCTGCACCATCGTGGACGACGGCACCCTGCCGTTTCGACGGGGATCGTTGAACATGGATGACGAGGGAACGCCGACCGGCCGTACGATCCTGATCGAAAAGGGCATTCTTCGCGGCTATCTGACCGACAAGCTCAATGCCCGGTTGATGGGGATCGCCTTGACGGGCAACGGGCGCCGAGAAAGTTATCAGAGTGTGGTGCTGCCTCGCATGACGAATACCTTTATGTTGGCGGGCGAATCCGACCCGCAGGATATCATCCGGTCCGTAAAAAGGGGACTCTATGCCGTGTCGTTCGGCGGCGGGCAGGTGGATATCACGAACGGCAAATTTGTGTTCTCGGCCAGCGAAGCGTATTTGATCGAAGACGGAAAGGTGACTCGGCCGGTCAAGGGGGCGACGTTGATCGGAAACGGCCCCGAGATCCTCAAAAAAGTGTCGATGGTGGGGCACGACTTGAAATTGGACAACGGTATCGGCACCTGCGGAAAGGACGGCCAGTCGGTACCGGTCGGGGTCGGCCTTCCGACCATCAAGGTTGATGAGATCACGGTCGGCGGTACGCAACGGTGAAAAAACGCGCGTCGATCATGATCGCTTATGGGCGGGAAAGAACCGTCCGAATCTCACAACGGGCGATATCTGAAAACGAACGATGGAATTGCGTCCTGAATTGCAATCGGGCCGGTCGGCGACCGAGAGCGACGGCGGTTACGCCCAGCTTGCGGCGGATATCCTAAGTCGCGCGAAGGCCGGCGGAGCCACGGAGGCCGACGTCGTCGTGGCCGACGGCCAAACGTTGTCGGTGCAGGTGCGGGTCGGCGCCGTTGACCGGCTGACCAAGGCCAGGGAAAAGCGGTTGGGGTTGCGGGTGTTCGTCGGCAAGCGATCGGCGACGAGTTCGACCTCTGATTTTTCAAAAGAATCGCTCGAACGATTGGTCTCTGAAACCTGCACGCTCGCGAAAACGGTCGTCGAAGACCCGACGTCCGGTTTGCCGGAAGCGACCCAGATGGCGACAGACCGGCCGGATCTTGATCTCTACGACGGCACGATTCTGAGCACGGAGAACCAGATCGAGTGGGCCAAACGAGGCGAGGCGGCCGCCTTTGCCGCCGACGAACGAGTGACGAACTCGGAAGGGGCGGAGTTCGAATCGTCGTCGGGTCGAGTGGTGTTGGCGAACAGCCACGGGTTTATCGGATCGTACCACGGCTCCAGCTTTTCCTTGTCCGTGTCGCCGATCGCCAGCGATGCACGGACGGGTTCCATGCAGCGCGGTGTGTGGTATGAAGTGCAACGAAAGTTCGCGCGGCTGGCCTCCGCCGAGTCGATCGGGCGGGAAGCGGCCAGACGGGCGGTTCGGCGATTGGGCGCGCGGCGGGTCGCGACCAAGCGCGTGCCGGTCGTGTTCGATCAAGAAACGGCCGGCAGTCTGTTGGCGAATCTGTGCAGCGCCGTCTCCGGCTACGGGTTGTACAAACGGGCGTCGTTTCTCTTGGATCAGCTTGGTCGGACGATCGCGTCCGATCTGATCACGGTGTACGACGACGGCCGCATGGTCGGCGGTCTCGGGTCCCGCCCCTTCGACGGGGAGGGAGTGGCGACCAGAAAAAACACGATCGTCGAGCGGGGCGTGCTGACCAGTTATCTGTTGGACACCTATTCGGGAAAGAAGATGGGGCTGCCCTCGACCGGCAATGCTTCCCGGAGCGTCGGCGAAAGCCCCTCGGTCGGGCCGACCAATTTTTACCTCGTGCCGGACACCAAGACGCCGGAGCAGATCATCGGATCGGTGAAGGAGGGACTCTACCTCACCGAACTGATCGGTTTCGGCATCAATATGGTGACGGGGGACTATTCACGAGGCGCCAGCGGGTTTTGGATTGAGAACGGGGAGTTGGCCTTCCCGGTCGAAGAAATCACCATCGCCGGCAATCTGAAACAGATGCTCAAAGACATCGAGATGGTCGGCAACGATCTCGTCTTTCGCGGACGAGTCGCCAGCCCGACGATCAAGATCGCCGAGATGATGGTGGCGGGCAATTAACCCACACCACAGGTCTTCTCGATGATGGATGCCCATAGGTCTCGTTTATCGGCGTTTCCGTGAAAGACCAAACGCCTGACACTCATGGGCGAGGGAGGTGAACAATGGCCGAATCGATCAGAGAAACCACGGTGCAGTATCCGAGCGGCAACGTCACGGTGAAGGCATTTGTCGCCGCGCCCGCGACCAAAGAAAGGCGGCCTGCCATAATCGTGATTCAGGAATGGTGGGGACTCACCGACCACATCAAGGATATCGCCAGACGATACGCCGCGGAAGGATACGTGGCGATCGCGCCGGATCTGTATTCGCGTTTGGGTCACGCGCTGACGACCGATCCCGGAGAAGCCGGCAAACTGATGAACAGTTTGAAGCAAGAGGACGGGCTCAAAGACTTGAACGCCACCGTGACGTATCTCAAGTCCGTTCCCGAAGTCGATGGCGCGCGAATCGGCGTGACCGGCTTTTGCATGGGGGGGTCCTATGCGCTCATGCTGCCCTGCGTCAATCCGGACGTCAAAGCGGCGGTGCCGTTTTACGGGCAAGTCCCCAATCCCGACACGCCGCTCCAAAATCTATCGGCGCCGGTGTTGTATTTCTACGGCGAAGACGACGGCTGGATCACCAAGGCGGACGTGCAACGGTTGGCGGCGGCTTTGAAGAAATACAACAAGCCGGGCGAGATCAAGACCTACCCCGGAGCGCCGCACGCCTTTTTCCGCGATAACGATCCCTCCGTGTATCGGCCGGAAGCGGCGAAAGACGCCTGGGCAAGGACGAAGGCGTTTTTCAAGCAGCATCTGGGCTGATGTCGGATGTTGCGCGGGCTTGGGCGCGACGATCGTTTTTGCGGCGAGCCGGGCACGTCTGTGCGCAAAAGCGATCCTTCGGTCGAAATTTCTGCCCATCCGCTCCATTGTCCGAGGCGTTGAGCAAAGGTGAATGATGCCATTGGATGCGGCCCTGGGCAAAAAAGTCCTTCAACTGATTA
This sequence is a window from Candidatus Nitrospira inopinata. Protein-coding genes within it:
- the tldD gene encoding metalloprotease TldD, with translation MTEPVQLAMFGVTETDARHVLDRLNVRDVDYADLYFESRVAESVSMEEGIVKRAVKSISQGVGVRATAGEKTGFAYSDDLTKKDLELAADTARYIADSPKGTRMVPVPIHQRPSHDLYPVERTKAEVATPERVALLNEIDAEARRYDPRIKNVMASFNTEYKVVVVATSDGALVADVQPLSRLQISCIAEEDGNRQIGSFGGGGRVGFEFYRDRNRHLEYAREAAREAIVNLSAVEAPAGVMPVVLAGGWPGILLHEAIGHGLEADFNRKKTSAFSNLIGKRVASEVCTIVDDGTLPFRRGSLNMDDEGTPTGRTILIEKGILRGYLTDKLNARLMGIALTGNGRRESYQSVVLPRMTNTFMLAGESDPQDIIRSVKRGLYAVSFGGGQVDITNGKFVFSASEAYLIEDGKVTRPVKGATLIGNGPEILKKVSMVGHDLKLDNGIGTCGKDGQSVPVGVGLPTIKVDEITVGGTQR
- a CDS encoding TldD/PmbA family protein, which codes for MELRPELQSGRSATESDGGYAQLAADILSRAKAGGATEADVVVADGQTLSVQVRVGAVDRLTKAREKRLGLRVFVGKRSATSSTSDFSKESLERLVSETCTLAKTVVEDPTSGLPEATQMATDRPDLDLYDGTILSTENQIEWAKRGEAAAFAADERVTNSEGAEFESSSGRVVLANSHGFIGSYHGSSFSLSVSPIASDARTGSMQRGVWYEVQRKFARLASAESIGREAARRAVRRLGARRVATKRVPVVFDQETAGSLLANLCSAVSGYGLYKRASFLLDQLGRTIASDLITVYDDGRMVGGLGSRPFDGEGVATRKNTIVERGVLTSYLLDTYSGKKMGLPSTGNASRSVGESPSVGPTNFYLVPDTKTPEQIIGSVKEGLYLTELIGFGINMVTGDYSRGASGFWIENGELAFPVEEITIAGNLKQMLKDIEMVGNDLVFRGRVASPTIKIAEMMVAGN
- a CDS encoding dienelactone hydrolase family protein, whose product is MAESIRETTVQYPSGNVTVKAFVAAPATKERRPAIIVIQEWWGLTDHIKDIARRYAAEGYVAIAPDLYSRLGHALTTDPGEAGKLMNSLKQEDGLKDLNATVTYLKSVPEVDGARIGVTGFCMGGSYALMLPCVNPDVKAAVPFYGQVPNPDTPLQNLSAPVLYFYGEDDGWITKADVQRLAAALKKYNKPGEIKTYPGAPHAFFRDNDPSVYRPEAAKDAWARTKAFFKQHLG